In a single window of the Triticum dicoccoides isolate Atlit2015 ecotype Zavitan unplaced genomic scaffold, WEW_v2.0 scaffold59865, whole genome shotgun sequence genome:
- the LOC119347149 gene encoding uncharacterized protein LOC119347149 isoform X2, with protein MVGHCAPACHCPSPAAAFMPPVAVYHSRSTSNKARSSTAPLLEPRPRPAVVDDESHRKLRYFGVSGYMFTAAVIVAPSFWPDWQDSLTTAIVFSYTTAMILLLLKHWDNKEDQPARPRRCHEITWMFVVTGIMLISVVLMVSIFPAKWGHLAMIVFISLGAATFSFLLLNVWDAQHERERVQAASAGSEETSTDLA; from the exons ATGGTCGGCCATTGCGCCCCGGCATGCCACTGCCCCTCGCCTGCAGCGGCATTCATGCCGCCCGTAGCCGTCTACCATTCGCGCTCGACAAGCAACAAAGCCAGATCTTCAACAGCGCCACTCCTGGAACCCAGGCCCAGACCTGCCGTCGTCGACGACGAATCTCACAGAAAGCTCCGG TACTTCGGCGTCTCCGGGTACATGTTCACGGCCGCCGTCATAGTGGCCCCGTCGTTTTGGCCCGATTGGCAAGACTCGCTCACCACCGCCATTGTGTTCTCCTACACCACGGCGATGATCCTCCTGCTTCTCAAACATTGGGACAATAAGGAAGACCAACCAGCAAGGCCAAGGCGATGCCATGAAATCACATGG ATGTTCGTGGTCACCGGGATCATGTTGATCTCCGTGGTGTTGATGGTCTCCATTTTCCCTGCTAAGTGGGGTCACCTGGCCATGATTGTGTTCATCTCCCTGGGGGCCGCCACGTTTAGTTTCTTGCTTCTCAATGTGTGGGACGCGCAACATGAAAGGGAACGGGTACAGGCTGCATCGGCAGGATCTGAAGAAACGTCCACGGATCTGGCCTAG
- the LOC119347149 gene encoding uncharacterized protein LOC119347149 isoform X1: MVGHCAPACHCPSPAAAFMPPVAVYHSRSTSNKARSSTAPLLEPRPRPAVVDDESHRKLRYFGVSGYMFTAAVIVAPSFWPDWQDSLTTAIVFSYTTAMILLLLKHWDNKEDQPARPRRCHEITWVQMFVVTGIMLISVVLMVSIFPAKWGHLAMIVFISLGAATFSFLLLNVWDAQHERERVQAASAGSEETSTDLA; this comes from the exons ATGGTCGGCCATTGCGCCCCGGCATGCCACTGCCCCTCGCCTGCAGCGGCATTCATGCCGCCCGTAGCCGTCTACCATTCGCGCTCGACAAGCAACAAAGCCAGATCTTCAACAGCGCCACTCCTGGAACCCAGGCCCAGACCTGCCGTCGTCGACGACGAATCTCACAGAAAGCTCCGG TACTTCGGCGTCTCCGGGTACATGTTCACGGCCGCCGTCATAGTGGCCCCGTCGTTTTGGCCCGATTGGCAAGACTCGCTCACCACCGCCATTGTGTTCTCCTACACCACGGCGATGATCCTCCTGCTTCTCAAACATTGGGACAATAAGGAAGACCAACCAGCAAGGCCAAGGCGATGCCATGAAATCACATGG GTGCAGATGTTCGTGGTCACCGGGATCATGTTGATCTCCGTGGTGTTGATGGTCTCCATTTTCCCTGCTAAGTGGGGTCACCTGGCCATGATTGTGTTCATCTCCCTGGGGGCCGCCACGTTTAGTTTCTTGCTTCTCAATGTGTGGGACGCGCAACATGAAAGGGAACGGGTACAGGCTGCATCGGCAGGATCTGAAGAAACGTCCACGGATCTGGCCTAG